The Medicago truncatula cultivar Jemalong A17 chromosome 7, MtrunA17r5.0-ANR, whole genome shotgun sequence genome includes the window ACTCTCGATATATAATGCAAAATTATGATATTGAACCCTCTGAATTTGTCTTATCGACAGGTGCTGTGGCAATTGCGGTGGCAAATCCTACTGATCTTGTCAAAGTTAGACTTCAAGCGGAAGGGAAATTGCCTCCAGGCGTGCCCAGGCGATACACTGGATCGTTGAATGCATATTCAACAATTATGAGACAGGTATACTTCTTTAACCTTCTATGGTTTTTGAAAGATAAGATGTGGTAAGTCATTTTTTTTGGCTCTAAACTCGTACTAATAAGTTTTGTTAATCTGTATCAAACAAACAGGAAGGAATCGGAGCTCTTTGGACTGGAATTGGCCCCAATGTTGCAAGAAATGCTATCATTAATGCTGCTGAGCTAGCCAGCTACGATCAAGTGAAACAGGTAATGTGAAAGATACTAAACTGcactttcaattaaaattttattatttctctttcGTAATTTTAATAACCTGATCTTTTTTACTGCAGACCATTTTGAAAATTCCAGGATTCACTGATAATGTTGTCACACATCTTCTTTCTGGTCTTGGGGCAGGTTTCTTTGCAGTCTGTATTGGCTCTCCAGTTGATGTGGTAATTTATTGGTGTTTATTTGTGAATATTTGATTGGAAAACTTTTTATTGTCTCGTTGTAATATATATAGTGTGTTGATAAATTTATATACTACCATTCGCTTTGAATTTTGTACTtcaatttgacatttaatgcttaatataaataaaagtaaatttgacAGCAGATCGTTTTAAGTTCCATTCAGGCAGATGacagttttttcttttctatcgCCATTCAGTTGCTTAGTGAGCTTCTTCACTGTGAAGTCATCCTTATCATTCCCGTGATTTAATTATTCCATCTTCTTTCTTATGAATATGCAGGTTAAGTCAAGAATGATGGGAGATTCTAGTTACAAAAGCACGATTGATTGTTTCgtcaaaacattaaaaaatgatGTATGGTTTTTTCTCCTATCATTACTTTCCTCTCACCctgtttttctttaattttaatcacCAACAGTATGCGAATAAAATACTTCGCAGAATTTGATCACATCAAGTTTTAAGCTTAGTTAGTGTCTGTGAGCTAAACAGACCTCCTTGTGACTTTTCGGTTTTTATGATATCTTTATTTCTTATGTTGCATgatatgccttttttttttctctgcaTGAATTTCTTTGTTGGGAAATGCAGTAGGAATAGTCCAagaatttttcattattattggATGATGTACCTGTCGTCACGGTTTTAATTCACCTGTCCCGTTTGCTTGTTCCCTTCCCTGTCTAGTGGGAACACAACACATCACTAATggattttctcttttcttaaacattaacatttgctattttatttgtttcatttttttgttttaattgaagAAATATTAAAGCCAGAACACGTGATTTGCTTCGGTGTTTACATGGCTTGCATTTGTCTATTATGTGTGTATTAGTCAATGGTATCATTTATCTCGTTCAATTGGTTTGCAGGGACCTTTAGCCTTTTATAAGGGGTTCATACCAAATTTCGGACGGCTAGGATCGTGGAATGTGATCATGTTTTTAACACTAGAACAGGTATGAGTTGGGTACTTTGTGATAGCTTTTGAGTCATCATCCATTACTTTTTGTCACACCCTATCTCATGGATTTCTagattattttataacatataaTGTTTGTTGTAGCAGAGTTCAGAAAatccaaaatttgcaaaaacaattttcgtCATTAGTATCAAGATGACTTAGATATTGACAATGGTTTGAGAAGCATGTGTGACAAAattggataaaaataaaaaatgtgtcacTCTTAAGGGTGacacttttgaaaagaaatattCTCTTAAACTGGCCGACACTAAAGATGAGGCCTAAATACATATATAGTTTATACAGCATGATAGTATTCACTTTACTACTCTGTTTTGTGGGGTTGAGTTAGACCTTTAATCTATTGACTTATAATTGAAAATTCGCAGAGagttattgaaaagaaaatatatgttatctcaCATTAAATCAAAACCAATCATTTTAATTGAATATGTTCTTACATGcattaattttgttgttttctttcttctttttttgatacAGACTAAAAAGTTCGTCAAAAAATTGGAATCAGCCTGAGCTCAAACAAGGACCACTAGGATTTTATTAGAAGGCCGCAACCGGGGGTGCAAacagaaatcatcaagaaaataaatctcttctcttttttttttttttgcaggagTAAAATTAAGTAGtattaataaatgaaaataatgtaATGTGGTCCATGTTAGATACCACCAacatcaacaaattcataaaTGTTAGTTTTAGACCTTCAAATTACTGTTAATTTCTTTATAATCCTCTTACTCAGTACAATTTTATCACGAGTTGGGCTTGGTTTTGTTTGATATCCGAGTGCTTCGAAATTGGGTTGCTTTTCgtgactattatttttttttctaatacacCCATATATGTGCCTCATACTTctcaaaaaaattgcattttcgggaaatttattcttatctgaatttttaaaaatatattgtttattaaaaatgatataacTTCTGAATGCTTTGGACTAAATAGGTTCTCAAAGTTAACATTCTGAAGGTTTTTTTGTTTCGTTggcatcaaaatttaaaaaatatcactttTCATAAACTTGTTATATAAAATGTTATTATGAGACAGAATGTTGTATGCATCCAAGGGTGAACTGTGAAAGCAAAATAAGACTCAGGTAAATCAGTAAAAATATAATGCGACgcgataaaaaatttaatataaaaatcgcATTTCCGGCTGCCTTGGCACCAATTTCTGGCAGCCACGGGTACCCGATTATTTTTGACAACTTCTTGCAGCAAACAGTTTCCTTTCTAACATGCCAACAACCCAGGGTCACCCTCGAAAAAGTGACATTATCGGTGACTTTTAAGCATTTCTGAGGGCCTTTGCTGCTGGTAATGTCAATACTTTTTGCAGTGATTGTTACAGGATAGAATGGTCATTGTTTCACATACAGAAACCTCTAAAGAGCGGTAGAGATTTTATGGCCAAATCACTACTGGAGTTTATAATCTTGAGACCACAAGTTTCAACTATTACTATCATTTTAAGACTATCGAGGCATGTGTTGCATATAACTTGCTCCAACAAATtagattttgttaattgttctattataaccatgtcataggtaaGAAATATATTCACATCATTGAACAATGATTAATCTTCGTTGAAAGATTGATTGATGTATAAGGTTGATTCTTCCCTTCCAACtaagttttttatatttgaaaagtATGAGATTCAACCTTAACCACTTGATTAAAAAGTATCAAAACTTTAAATCTAAAATAAGTTGATTATTACAAGGATAAAGCAATGTTTCAATACAATACATTATTAATAGTTTGATAGAGTTATCAAAAGACCTGATTTGGTGGTCACTAAGACTTAGTTCaacttataaaattaatattgttagGTTGAACATCTTTATCGAATTTAAATCTAAAATcagatgtaaaattttatttgccATGTCgtctatataaatttttttttgagggagtaattttgtttttgttgattaaattatttggaaatatctttttcaatatatatgtatatacatTGTATaaagacactttttttttgtcaaataatctaGTGGTAGACATTCATCTCCTAACGTGAATAAGCAAAGAATCTGAGGTCCGAACCCCGACCTTTGTATACATGCAACGTCCCTAACAATTGAGTTATACTCACACCTCAGAGGaatataaacacattttttattttgcatacTCATAACTATAGTTAAAAGCTCAATTATCCGTAAACCcaaattagaataattttttaatatatatttattgtttttcgaCTTTTATTTGCCTATCTTCGATCTTTTACCCTACCTTctttcatcaataatatttgGGTGTTTTTCGTGAAAGTACGCGACTACGTGTCAACTTAGttgaaattttcatttaatcTTACTCGTTTTTCAGCCGATTAAATCCAAGCTTCAACATTGACCCACGCTCAAAGATAACACGCACAAATCGAAAAATAGGGTTTGCTACTTTACTCAAAATTAtaactcattttcttttctttccctcctctcaaaattatttttctattttatttaattttttaaaatttgattagtTTATCAATCCATGTTTATAATTAGTACCATCAGTTCCTGAATTGCAGAACGAAGAACCTCAAAGCTATTCAAATTCAAGATTGAAACATTCAAGATTCTTTAGATTGAATTCAATATTATACTACAATTTGTAGTATTGCATTGAAAGAGGTCGATTGAAATATGCTTCAGATTCGGCTTAGTAAGAATCCATCCTCTGATGGGTCGGCAGGCGTGAAGCAATCGCCTGTTGAGACTGTTACGGTTGCCTGCCCTGACCATTTGGTCCTTGCTGATCTTCCTGTTGCAAAGGGCATTGGTATAGCTACTGCTTCTTCCGTTGTTAGGAATATTGGTCGCAGATCTCGTCGCCAGCTTGGTGAGCGAGTTCATTTCTGTGTTCGATGTGATTTTCCGATTGCGATTTATGGAAGGCTGGTA containing:
- the LOC25498702 gene encoding mitochondrial uncoupling protein 1; protein product: MVGGGNANSDISFVGTFASSAFSACFAEICTIPLDTAKVRLQLQKQAVAGDTVSLPKYKGMLGTVGTIAREEGLSALWKGIVPGLHRQCLYGGLRIGLYEPVKNLYVGKDHVGDAPLTKKILAALTTGAVAIAVANPTDLVKVRLQAEGKLPPGVPRRYTGSLNAYSTIMRQEGIGALWTGIGPNVARNAIINAAELASYDQVKQTILKIPGFTDNVVTHLLSGLGAGFFAVCIGSPVDVVKSRMMGDSSYKSTIDCFVKTLKNDGPLAFYKGFIPNFGRLGSWNVIMFLTLEQTKKFVKKLESA